The Faecalibacterium sp. I3-3-89 sequence CCTGAACGGACTCATCCTGCTCTTTGTCCGGCCTCTGGTGGGCATCTATGAGCTGTCCGGTGAGACGATGGAGCTTTCCATCATTCTGGCCTGCATCCACGCGGGCTTTGCGATGCTGCTCTGGCCGCTCTCCTTCGTGCTGCCCAACGCCCTGCGCGCCGCCAACGACGTGAAGTTCACGATGGTCGTCTCCATCGCCAGCATGGCCTGCTGGCGGATCGGCTTCAGCTACATCATCGGCGTGCGGATGGGCATGGGAGCCATCGGCGTCTGGATCGCCATGGTGGTGGACTGGGTCTGCCGCGTGACCTGCTTCGTGACCCGCTTCCGCAGCGGTGTCTGGAAAGAAAAATACAAGGCCTGATAACAGAAAGGAACATCAGATGAAACTCATCAGCTGGAACGTGAACGGGCTGCGCGCCTGTCTGACCCACGATTTTGCCGCGAGCTTCGCCGCGCTGGACGCGGACGTGTTCTCGGTGCAGGAAACGAAGATGCAGCCCGGGCAGGCTGATTTTGCCCCGGAAGGCTACACAGAATATACCTACTCGGCGGAGAAAAAGGGCTACTCCGGCACGGCCTGCTGGTGCAAGACCCCGCCCCTGCGCGTCACCACCGGCATCGGCAGGGAGGAGCACGACCACGAGGGCCGCGTGCTGACGCTGGAATACCCCGGCTTCTACCTCGTCAACTGCTATACGCCCAACAGTCAGGACGGCCTCAAGCGGCTGGATTACCGGATGACGTGGGAAGATGACTTCCGGGCCTACCTGCTGGGTCTGGACGCCAAAAAGCCGGTCATCCTCTGCGGCGACCTGAATGTGGCCCATCAGGAGATCGACATCAAGAACGCCAAGACCAACCGCATGAGCGCAGGCTTCACCGATCAGGAGCGGGCCAAGATGACCGAGCTGCTGGCGGCGGGCTTCACCGACAGCTTCCGTGCGATCCACCCGGATGAGGTGAAATACAGCTGGTGGAGCTACCGCTTCCACGCCCGGGAGAAGAATGCAGGCTGGCGCATCGACTATTTTCTCGTCTCGGACCGAATCACGGACAAAATAAAAGCCGCCGAGATCCACAACGAGGTGTTTGGCTCTGACCACTGCCCGGTGGAGCTGGACATCGACCTGTAAGGAGGGCTCTATGCTCAAAAACTATCTTATCGTTTTCTTCATCTCGATGCTGCCCCTCGTGGAGCTGCGCGGCGCCATCCCGGTGGGCATCGGGATGGGCCTGCCCATCCTGCCCACCTATCTGGTCTGCGTGGTGGGCAATATGCTGCCGGTGCCGTTCATTTATCTGTTCGCCCGGAAGCTCCTTATCTGGGGCTATCACAAGCCCCTCATCGGCCCCTTCTGCCACTTCTGCATCGTCAAGGGCGAAAAGGGAGGCCGCGCGCTGGAGGCCAAGGCTGGTCGGGGCCTTGTGGCCGCGCTGCTGCTCTTTGTGGGCATCCCGCTGCCGGGCACCGGCGCATGGACGGGCACGCTGGCCGCCTCCATCCTCGACATGAAATTCAAGGACGTGCTCGTCGCCTGCATGGGCGGCGTGCTGCTGGCCGGCATCATCATGGGTCTGGCCAGCGCGGGCCTTCTGGGTGCGCTGAGCGGGCTGTTTGCGGTGTGAACCGGAAGCTATTTCGCGCTGCATGGGCTGGAGAGGGCTGGTTTTCCGCTGCAAAGTGTGCTAGAATAACAGCAGTGTGTCTTGAACAAAGGCAAAGAAAGGACGAATCAAAGATGCAAGAGGCCTTGAATCAGAAGATCGACGCGTTCATCGCGGCGAACAAAGAGCAGCTCCTGAAGGATATTGCTGCACTGGTGTCCATCAACAGCGTGGAGGGCACCCCGGAAGAGGGTGCACCCTACGGCGCTGGCCCCCGGGCCGCTCTGGACAAGACGCTGGAGCTGGCTGCAGGCATGGGCCTTGCCACCCGCAACTGCGAGGACCACATCGGCTACGCCGAGCTGGCCGGTGCGGACGCCGAGAAGTATCTGGCGACCATCTGCCATGTGGACGTGGTGCCCGAGGGCAACGGCTGGACGCAGGATCCCTTCCAGATGGAGATCCGTGACGGCTGGATGATCGGCCGCGGCGTGGCGGACGACAAAGGCCCGATGGTGGCTACCCTGTATGCCCTGAAGTTCCTCAAGGAGGAGGGCGTCTCCCTGCGCTACCCCATCCGTGCCCTCGTGGGCGACAACGAGGAGACCCATATGCACGATGTGGACTACTACCTCGCCAACTACCCGGCCCCGGTGTTCTGCTTTACCCCGGACGCCGAGTTCCCGGTCTGCAACGGCGAGAAGGGCCACTTCGACGGCAAGCTGGTCAGCCCGGTCTGCAACGGCGTCATCAAGGACTTTGAGGGCGGCGTCGCTACCAACGCTGTGCCGGATCGCGCCAGCGCCCTCGTGACCACCGACATCACCAAGCTGCGCAACGCCCCCAACATCACCCTTGAGCCGGAAGGCGAGGGCGTCCGCATCCGCGGCTGGGGCAAGTCCGGCCATGCTGCCATGCCGGAAGGCACCGTCAACGCCATCGGTCTGGTGGTGAACTACCTGCTGGACAACGGCCTGTGCAACGACGCCGAGCGCGCCTATCTGGAAGCCGTCAAGAAGCTGCACGACTCCACCGCCGGTGCGGGTCTGGGCATCGACTGTGCCGACGGCCCCTTCGGCCCGCTGACCATCATCGGCGGCAAGATGTCGATGGTGGATGGCCGGATGATCCAGACCATGGACAGCCGCTATCCCACCTGCACCGACGGCGACGCCATCGCCGCAAAGATCCGTGCCGCCATCGGCACCGGCGCAGAGCTGACCGATGTGGGCAGCGCAAAGCCCTTCTACATCGAGGCGGACACCCCCGCCATCAAGGCCTGCATCGACACCTACAACGAAGTCACCGGCGAGAACGCCACCCCCTTCACCATGGGCGGCGGCACCTATGCCCGCCACTTCCCCTATGCCGTCAGCTTCGGCCCGGAGCACAGCGACATGGTGCTGCCCGAGTTCGGCGGCCCGATGCACGGCGCGAACGAGGCCGCTCCCATCGACAAGCTGCTGGAGGCCCTCAAGATCTACATCATCGCGCTGCTGCGTCTGGAGGAGATCGACTTTTGAGCCGGGTGCTGGTCATTGACGGGCAGGGCGGCGGACTGGGCCGTCAGCTGGTCGCAGCCCTCGCAACCGGATGCCCGGACGCGGAGCTGACCGCTGTGGGCACCAACAGTCTTGCGGCCTCGGCCATGCTCCGGGCAGGCGCACCGCGCGCCGCCACCGGCGAGAACGCCGTGGTGGTCAACTGCCGCCGGGCGGACGTCATCGTAGGCCCCATCGGCATCGTCATCGCGGATTCGCTTCTGGGCGAGATCACTCCGGCGATGGCGGCGGCAGTCTGTCAGAGCGACGCGACCCGGGTGCTCATCCCCATCAACCACTGCGACAACATCGTGGTGGGGGTGCCCGACCAGCCCATCGGCCAGCTGGTGACAGCGGCGGTGGAAAAGGTCAAAGAGCTGATCCGATAAAGCAAAAAGCGGAAGCTTTCCCGAGGGAGAGCTTCCGCTTTCGTTATGTCCGGAGTGATGTCCGCTGGCGTGCGGCCACCTGCTGGGCCGTGGGGGGGATGTCGCCCTGCGCGGCTTTTTCCAGCTGGCCGATGCGGCGGTCGAGGTCCAGAAGGCGCTGGGCCATGATGTCCGGCAGGTCCTGCTGGTCGAGGTCGTCGGCCGGGTTGACGGCTTTGTTGTTGATGCGCACCACCTCGGCAGGCACGCCCACGGCGGTGCAGTTGGCGGGCAGATTCTTGAGCACCACGCTGCCCGCGCCGATGCGGGCGTTGTCGCCGATATACACCGGGCCGAGGACCTTGGTGCCCGCGCCGATGAGGACATTGTTGCCCAAAGTGGGATGGCGCTTGCCGGTGTCCTTGCCGGTGCCGCCGAGGGTCACGCCGTGGTAGATGGTGCAGTTGTCGCCGATCTCCGCCGTCTCGCCAAAGACGATGCCCATGCCGTGGTCGATGAACAGGCACTTGCCGATCTTTGCGCCGGGGTGGATCTCGATGCCGGTCTTATGCCGGCCCCGCTGGCTGACCCAGCGGGCGAGGAAGAAGTGCTTGTGCTCGAACAGCCAGTGCGCGACGCGGTGGTAGACCAGAATGTGAAAGCCCGGGTAAAGCAGTATGACCTCCAGCACGGTGCGTGCTGCGGGGTCCTTGCGCTGGATGTTCCGCGCGTCCTCTAAAAGCCCCATAACAGAAAACCTCCATTTTTGCCGCCCGCAATGGCGGCCCCTCTCTGATAGACACTATAATAGCACAACGAAACTTTAATGTACAGTGAAATGGTAGGATATGAGAGCAAAAATGAGGATTTTTTTGCACGAGACCTTTGGCGGCGGGGGAGAGGCGGGATTTTTCGGTAGAGTAGCTAAAAATCGCCGCTTGCAGCGTCAAACCTTTTCACACAGAAAAGAGGCCGAAGGCATTGACACATTTCGCGTTTCTATGCTAAAATATATCGAAAAGAACGGAACAGAAAAGGAGACGGGAGCATGAAGGCTAAGATGATGCGTGCAAAGCTGAAGAATCAGTTTGCAGCCGTTTTTGCTGTGGCTCCGGTGTTTCCTTTTCTAGCGTGTTGACTTTTCCCTTTGCGGGGAAAAGTTTTTTTTTGCCCTTCTGAGGGCCGACACACCCGGACGATGAAACCAGACAAACACAGACAGGGAGGTAATCTTATGCTGCTCATCAACGCTGTCAACGCCGAGGGCCGGCCGGTGGAGCTGTATGCAAAGGACGGAAAGATCGCCGCCGTCGGTCAGGGACTGGCCGCGCTGGCCGGAGAGGACGAGACGGTGCTGGACGCCGGGGGGCTGACCGTGCTGCCCGCCTTTGTGGATCTGCACTGCCACTGGCGTACCCCGGGCTTTGAATATAAGGAAGACATCGAGACGGGCAGCCGGGCCGCAGCCGCAGGCGGTTACACCTTCGTGAACCTGATGCCCAACACCAAGCCCGTCTGCTCTTCCGCTGCACAGGCTGCGATGGTGGAGCAGAAGGCCGCAGAGGTGGGCCTGTGCGATGTGAACCAGACCGTCTCTATCACCGAGAACTTCGACGGCAAGACCATCGACCACCTCAAGACCCTGCCCGCCTCGGTCCGCTTCATCACCGAGGACGGCCACGGCGTGCAGGACAACGCCACCATGGCCCGGGCTTTCGCCATCTGCACCCAGCGCGACATCACTGTGATGAGCCACGCCGAGGATATGGAGATCAGCCCGTGGGATTACCGTCTGGCCGAGGACATCGAGACGGTGCGCAACTGCTGGCTGAGCGAATACTACCAGACCCGGCTGCATATGTGCCACGTCTCCACCCGGGGAGCCATCGAGGCCATCCAGATGGCAAAGCTGCGGGGCGCGCCTGTCACCTGCGAGGTGACGCCCCACCACCTCTGGTTCACCAACGACACCTGCGACTACCGCGTCAACCCGCCCATCCGCACGGCAGACGATGTGCAGGCCCTCATCGACGGCATCCGCAGCGGCGTGGTGGACGCCATCGCCACCGACCACGCCCCCCACTCCGAGGAAGATAAGCTCAAGGGCATGGCTGGCATGGTGGGCAGCGAGACGGCCTTCGGCGTCTGC is a genomic window containing:
- a CDS encoding exodeoxyribonuclease III is translated as MKLISWNVNGLRACLTHDFAASFAALDADVFSVQETKMQPGQADFAPEGYTEYTYSAEKKGYSGTACWCKTPPLRVTTGIGREEHDHEGRVLTLEYPGFYLVNCYTPNSQDGLKRLDYRMTWEDDFRAYLLGLDAKKPVILCGDLNVAHQEIDIKNAKTNRMSAGFTDQERAKMTELLAAGFTDSFRAIHPDEVKYSWWSYRFHAREKNAGWRIDYFLVSDRITDKIKAAEIHNEVFGSDHCPVELDIDL
- a CDS encoding COG2426 family protein, with the translated sequence MLKNYLIVFFISMLPLVELRGAIPVGIGMGLPILPTYLVCVVGNMLPVPFIYLFARKLLIWGYHKPLIGPFCHFCIVKGEKGGRALEAKAGRGLVAALLLFVGIPLPGTGAWTGTLAASILDMKFKDVLVACMGGVLLAGIIMGLASAGLLGALSGLFAV
- a CDS encoding Sapep family Mn(2+)-dependent dipeptidase; the protein is MQEALNQKIDAFIAANKEQLLKDIAALVSINSVEGTPEEGAPYGAGPRAALDKTLELAAGMGLATRNCEDHIGYAELAGADAEKYLATICHVDVVPEGNGWTQDPFQMEIRDGWMIGRGVADDKGPMVATLYALKFLKEEGVSLRYPIRALVGDNEETHMHDVDYYLANYPAPVFCFTPDAEFPVCNGEKGHFDGKLVSPVCNGVIKDFEGGVATNAVPDRASALVTTDITKLRNAPNITLEPEGEGVRIRGWGKSGHAAMPEGTVNAIGLVVNYLLDNGLCNDAERAYLEAVKKLHDSTAGAGLGIDCADGPFGPLTIIGGKMSMVDGRMIQTMDSRYPTCTDGDAIAAKIRAAIGTGAELTDVGSAKPFYIEADTPAIKACIDTYNEVTGENATPFTMGGGTYARHFPYAVSFGPEHSDMVLPEFGGPMHGANEAAPIDKLLEALKIYIIALLRLEEIDF
- a CDS encoding DUF3842 family protein, whose protein sequence is MSRVLVIDGQGGGLGRQLVAALATGCPDAELTAVGTNSLAASAMLRAGAPRAATGENAVVVNCRRADVIVGPIGIVIADSLLGEITPAMAAAVCQSDATRVLIPINHCDNIVVGVPDQPIGQLVTAAVEKVKELIR
- the epsC gene encoding serine O-acetyltransferase EpsC; translated protein: MGLLEDARNIQRKDPAARTVLEVILLYPGFHILVYHRVAHWLFEHKHFFLARWVSQRGRHKTGIEIHPGAKIGKCLFIDHGMGIVFGETAEIGDNCTIYHGVTLGGTGKDTGKRHPTLGNNVLIGAGTKVLGPVYIGDNARIGAGSVVLKNLPANCTAVGVPAEVVRINNKAVNPADDLDQQDLPDIMAQRLLDLDRRIGQLEKAAQGDIPPTAQQVAARQRTSLRT
- a CDS encoding dihydroorotase gives rise to the protein MLLINAVNAEGRPVELYAKDGKIAAVGQGLAALAGEDETVLDAGGLTVLPAFVDLHCHWRTPGFEYKEDIETGSRAAAAGGYTFVNLMPNTKPVCSSAAQAAMVEQKAAEVGLCDVNQTVSITENFDGKTIDHLKTLPASVRFITEDGHGVQDNATMARAFAICTQRDITVMSHAEDMEISPWDYRLAEDIETVRNCWLSEYYQTRLHMCHVSTRGAIEAIQMAKLRGAPVTCEVTPHHLWFTNDTCDYRVNPPIRTADDVQALIDGIRSGVVDAIATDHAPHSEEDKLKGMAGMVGSETAFGVCYTKLCKEEGLPLELLSHLMSTRPAEILGLAKGQLEPGYDADFVLVDLDTPYTVDKDKLHSKSHNCPFDGAQLYGRVCATVKGGQLTYQAEE